A single genomic interval of Deinococcus ruber harbors:
- a CDS encoding DJ-1/PfpI family protein → MTPPEGQPVQVAVLMYPGVSELDVGLMLGLLRSLDVPERVGTPDAAAVTVARTRGSLLCAGGLVSTPQVMFAAAPPLAAVLIPGGLGAQKAGRDALIREFLSQQAAKRVPLGICGSGVLLAGEAGLLRNRDVGCAPELSETVWGYSPADLQPGETVADEQPGAAALYSGPGGLAALPVLLRLAERLWPAEAVARAATLIGVPQQALR, encoded by the coding sequence ATGACCCCGCCGGAGGGCCAGCCGGTTCAGGTCGCGGTGCTGATGTATCCGGGTGTCAGCGAGCTGGATGTGGGGCTGATGCTGGGTCTGCTGCGCTCGCTGGACGTGCCGGAACGCGTGGGAACACCCGACGCTGCCGCCGTCACGGTGGCCCGCACGCGTGGCAGCCTGCTGTGCGCGGGCGGTCTGGTCAGCACGCCGCAGGTCATGTTCGCCGCCGCTCCCCCGCTGGCCGCCGTGCTGATTCCCGGCGGCCTGGGCGCACAGAAAGCCGGACGTGACGCCCTGATACGGGAATTTCTGAGTCAGCAGGCGGCCAAACGGGTGCCGCTGGGCATCTGTGGAAGCGGCGTGCTGCTGGCAGGCGAAGCGGGACTGCTGCGAAACCGGGACGTGGGCTGTGCCCCCGAGCTGAGCGAAACGGTGTGGGGCTACTCGCCCGCCGACCTGCAACCCGGTGAAACGGTGGCCGACGAGCAGCCGGGTGCGGCAGCGCTGTACAGCGGCCCCGGCGGTCTGGCGGCACTCCCGGTGCTGCTGCGGCTGGCAGAGCGGCTGTGGCCTGCGGAGGCGGTGGCGCGGGCTGCCACACTCATCGGCGTGCCGCAGCAGGCCCTGAGGTGA
- a CDS encoding DUF3208 domain-containing protein translates to MSEPSGRSAVRLLQGYVWHPADADLDLESYLPRELDEAYLLWDVVTPPFAFFENGEPTASQTFYQFTVLQVFEQRPSADELGQAARAASEALNPLLEAMPGGVGWQLWEDLREL, encoded by the coding sequence ATGAGTGAGCCTTCAGGCCGCTCGGCGGTGCGGCTGCTTCAGGGGTATGTGTGGCATCCTGCCGACGCCGATCTCGACCTCGAATCCTACCTTCCACGCGAGCTGGACGAGGCTTACCTGCTGTGGGACGTGGTGACGCCGCCTTTCGCCTTCTTCGAGAACGGCGAGCCGACCGCGTCGCAGACCTTCTACCAGTTCACGGTCTTGCAGGTGTTCGAGCAGCGTCCCAGCGCCGACGAACTGGGGCAGGCCGCCAGAGCCGCCAGCGAGGCGCTGAATCCGCTGCTGGAGGCCATGCCGGGCGGTGTGGGCTGGCAGCTCTGGGAAGACCTGCGGGAGCTGTAA
- a CDS encoding aminoglycoside phosphotransferase family protein: MSDAPKPVCSTVVAVIADPERGRVLAVAGQLPELQMAGSVYFGQGVTEAFGTLLGAELALLRRVAFRRLPDTETHQLRGATWSLDLLSDSAHGEWSLPADLPAEQRPWAEAALLPAPPARPLWQRSGGQAQLLAWLDDELAAQERPRSAAPQIIKHTQISFLARVPTAPGPLYFKAVPGFFRSEVPVTCWLSRELPGAAPPVLAADAEQGFLLLENGGEALNLNVVGWGFPDDQRGTWTPNDSRALLRQVAHLQRASEARLDDLRALGLRERGPQYVLTWLPRLLDGRYFHTAQEGGLSAEEAQRLQAMQPRLQAMLERLAASPVPLTLGHGDLHEGNVLKRQEHFTMIDWSDACITHPFLDANLSYLVPQEHAEAAADAYLDAWKGMLPPAELRALYRAGQQAGELFRALGYIDGIQLGVEDASEWGNVHLTHFRALLNFGSEG; encoded by the coding sequence ATGTCTGACGCGCCCAAACCCGTTTGCAGCACCGTGGTTGCCGTCATTGCCGATCCGGAGCGGGGGCGTGTCCTGGCGGTGGCCGGGCAGTTGCCAGAACTTCAGATGGCGGGCAGCGTGTATTTCGGTCAGGGCGTGACAGAGGCGTTTGGAACCCTGCTCGGCGCTGAACTGGCGCTGCTGCGGCGTGTGGCGTTTCGCAGACTGCCCGACACCGAGACCCATCAGCTGCGCGGGGCCACGTGGTCGCTCGATCTGCTCTCGGACAGCGCCCACGGTGAATGGTCGCTGCCTGCCGACCTTCCCGCCGAGCAGCGCCCCTGGGCCGAGGCTGCGCTGTTGCCCGCACCCCCGGCCCGCCCACTGTGGCAGCGTTCCGGTGGGCAGGCGCAGCTGCTGGCATGGCTCGATGACGAACTGGCCGCACAGGAGCGCCCCCGCAGCGCTGCGCCGCAGATCATCAAGCACACGCAGATCAGCTTTCTGGCCCGCGTACCCACCGCCCCCGGCCCGCTGTATTTCAAGGCCGTGCCGGGGTTCTTCCGCTCCGAGGTGCCCGTGACCTGCTGGCTGTCGCGGGAACTGCCGGGGGCTGCCCCGCCTGTGCTGGCCGCCGACGCCGAACAGGGGTTTCTGCTGCTGGAAAACGGCGGCGAGGCGCTGAATCTGAATGTGGTCGGGTGGGGCTTTCCAGACGACCAGCGCGGAACCTGGACGCCGAACGACAGCCGCGCCCTGCTCCGGCAGGTGGCGCACCTTCAGCGGGCGAGCGAGGCCCGTTTGGACGACCTGCGTGCCCTGGGCCTGCGGGAAAGGGGGCCGCAGTACGTGCTGACGTGGCTGCCGCGCCTGCTGGACGGCAGGTACTTTCACACCGCGCAGGAGGGCGGCCTGAGCGCCGAGGAAGCGCAGCGGCTTCAGGCGATGCAGCCCAGATTGCAGGCCATGCTGGAACGGCTGGCGGCCTCTCCGGTTCCCCTGACCCTGGGGCACGGCGATCTGCACGAGGGCAACGTCTTGAAGCGGCAGGAGCACTTCACGATGATCGACTGGTCGGATGCCTGCATCACACACCCGTTTCTGGACGCCAATCTCAGCTATCTGGTACCCCAGGAACACGCCGAAGCTGCTGCCGATGCCTACCTGGATGCCTGGAAAGGCATGCTGCCGCCAGCCGAACTGCGGGCGCTGTACCGTGCCGGGCAGCAGGCGGGCGAACTGTTCCGGGCGCTGGGGTACATCGACGGCATTCAGCTGGGCGTGGAAGACGCCTCGGAGTGGGGAAACGTCCATCTCACCCACTTCCGCGCCCTGTTGAACTTCGGCAGCGAAGGTTAA
- the holA gene encoding DNA polymerase III subunit delta: MLLGFSGNAFLADETARDVLHRRGLKLRDLPRLSGDDVKAEVAAPHLAPSLFGEAALVVDLAGVKVPAGFMELLAKSGATVAVLDASPTATRLKLYEAQGEHHPSPAPSKPGEVAAWVAKRAQHMQLKLDKGAAQYLAEVFGSDLAGMTSELNKLTLLPEQTAGPLTRETVARVVGLEAPGDSFAMLGAATAGQTAEALGQLRRLLSGGEDPFKLLGAVVWQYSLVARCVALQAGGERVTDVMAAQRLNVKPYPAKKALDVARRLNENKIRAHLGRILEADQNMKRGLDAGAVLERLMVQLSL; the protein is encoded by the coding sequence ATGCTCCTGGGATTCAGTGGAAATGCCTTTCTGGCCGACGAAACGGCGCGTGACGTGCTGCACAGGCGCGGCCTGAAGCTGCGCGATCTGCCGCGTCTGAGTGGCGACGACGTGAAGGCCGAGGTGGCGGCTCCGCACCTGGCCCCGTCGTTGTTCGGAGAGGCCGCGCTGGTGGTCGATCTGGCGGGCGTCAAGGTTCCGGCGGGCTTCATGGAACTGCTGGCGAAATCGGGCGCGACGGTGGCTGTGCTCGACGCCTCGCCCACCGCGACCCGGCTGAAACTGTACGAGGCGCAGGGCGAGCACCATCCTTCGCCCGCGCCCAGCAAGCCCGGCGAGGTGGCGGCGTGGGTCGCCAAACGCGCCCAGCACATGCAGCTGAAGCTCGACAAAGGAGCGGCGCAGTATCTGGCCGAGGTCTTCGGCTCCGATCTGGCAGGCATGACCTCCGAGTTGAACAAACTGACGCTGCTGCCAGAGCAGACAGCGGGGCCGCTGACCCGCGAGACGGTGGCGCGGGTGGTGGGCCTGGAAGCACCCGGCGACAGCTTCGCCATGCTAGGGGCCGCGACTGCCGGGCAGACTGCCGAGGCGCTGGGGCAACTGCGGCGGCTGCTGTCGGGCGGCGAAGACCCCTTCAAGCTGCTGGGCGCGGTGGTGTGGCAGTACAGCTTGGTGGCCCGCTGCGTGGCGCTGCAAGCGGGCGGCGAGCGCGTGACCGACGTGATGGCCGCCCAGCGCCTGAACGTCAAGCCCTATCCGGCAAAGAAGGCGCTGGACGTGGCCCGCCGCCTGAACGAGAACAAGATTCGCGCACACCTGGGCCGCATTCTGGAGGCCGACCAGAACATGAAGCGCGGTCTGGATGCGGGCGCGGTGCTGGAACGCCTGATGGTGCAGCTCAGTCTGTAG
- a CDS encoding HAD family hydrolase, translating into MTHASDSASAQPAFPATGHRHVAFDWGGVFTVGTFDGRSTQRLAERLGLDVDAVRASYFRHVRQLEVGAWTLPQFWDTLAAETGADPAFVYAHFEELYLGSILPNQPMFELLARLPQQVRAGLLSNNYPVVSDHLRGTAAFARLHQPVFSNEIGVKKPDPASFAALEAAMNVPASRVAFVDDVQENIEAAERAGFHGLLYDHTQHADFERRLAAWLVLPEDGE; encoded by the coding sequence ATGACCCACGCCAGCGATTCAGCTTCCGCTCAGCCTGCTTTCCCCGCCACCGGACACAGGCACGTTGCCTTCGACTGGGGCGGCGTGTTTACCGTCGGCACCTTCGACGGGCGCTCGACTCAGCGCCTGGCAGAGCGGCTGGGCCTGGACGTAGACGCGGTGCGGGCCAGCTATTTCCGGCACGTGCGGCAACTGGAAGTCGGAGCGTGGACGCTGCCGCAGTTCTGGGACACGCTGGCCGCCGAAACCGGGGCTGACCCCGCCTTCGTGTACGCGCATTTCGAGGAACTGTATCTGGGCAGCATCCTGCCGAATCAGCCGATGTTCGAGCTGCTGGCCCGGCTGCCGCAGCAGGTGCGCGCCGGACTGCTCAGCAACAATTACCCAGTGGTCAGCGACCATCTGCGCGGCACCGCGGCGTTCGCACGGCTGCATCAGCCGGTCTTCAGCAACGAGATCGGTGTGAAGAAGCCCGACCCGGCCTCGTTTGCGGCTCTGGAAGCGGCGATGAACGTTCCGGCGTCGCGGGTGGCCTTTGTAGACGACGTGCAGGAGAATATCGAGGCGGCAGAGCGGGCCGGATTTCATGGACTGCTGTACGACCACACCCAGCATGCCGATTTCGAGCGGCGGTTGGCTGCCTGGTTGGTGCTGCCCGAAGACGGCGAGTAA